In one Nicotiana tomentosiformis chromosome 6, ASM39032v3, whole genome shotgun sequence genomic region, the following are encoded:
- the LOC138894821 gene encoding uncharacterized protein, producing MGYIDGAEKCPPQFLTTTDGSVTPNPAYKIWTRHNSLLRNAIMAFVDCTIVPFIANTTTSAIVWQSLHTTYANKSQAQIFGLWEQLSTLRRNSRSIADFIGEIKSLADNLAATGSPLTSEELTIKVFSGLGPEYKKISAAIRARDIFISFEELYDKLLGHEVFSKHENAKKEQLTITAQLNQRSSSNNRPRDVWGTSPILSFDKARYYVVFVDHFTKYSWLFTLKIKSDITVIFDNFKNQVERYFNTSSRSVYSIGGDYVFPFTNYQNTLPRVNSAKLESWLIHTTESSPTTREVTTPSTSFFPDDIPTVPANRVPYNSALASFELVVSPSQVTSSPLSAPLPIHLIPTSTVNVTGTEASRPEYSTQSQTFPLLVPASQTLLSNQPASSLNRPLDVNNAFLQGSLHDTTFMKQPQGFVVHRFLDHVCLLKKAIYGLHQAPRAWYMELRSYLLSSGFNNAHSDTSLFTYHCGNSQYNVQSIISKLASLFSLKDLGSLHYFLGVEVTPYNGGLILTQHKYIFDILERHNMLDAKGVSTPLSSSSALSLNDGSAPTDAKEYRRAIGTLQYLSLTGSDICFATNKLAQFMHSPTVTHWQAVKRLLKYLKHIITYGLHFNKSSSLSLTSFSDADWTGSHDDRMSTIAYLIFLGSNPISSSSKKQRTVARLSTKSEYKAVAITIAEINWLSNLLHELSLIQLKLPVVYCDNIGATYLCKNLVFHSRMKHVAIDFYFVRGQVSKGEIVVKHIPTGEQVADPLIKALPKRQFFQQVNKIGLLSIEPILRGMIRVIQILIDHSHQHDPYTLSYIS from the exons ATGGGATATATTGATGGTGCAGAGAAGTGTCCGCCACAGTTCCTTACTACAACAGATGGTTCAGTTACACCCAACCCAGCGTACAAAATTTGGACGAGGCATAATAGCCTTCTTCGAAATGCAATCATGGCTTTTGTGGACTGTACAATAGTACCATTTATTGCCAATACCACCACATCAGCAATTGTGTGGCAGAGCCTTCACACTACATACGCAAACAAATCCCAAGCTCAAATTTTTGGCCTGTGGGAACAACTATCCACACTTCGAAGAAATTCCAGATCAATTGCTGACTTTATTGGTGAAATCAAATCTCTAGCAGATAACTTGGCAGCGACAGGATCCCCTCTTACCAGTGAGGAGTTGACCATCAAAGTTTTTAGTGGTCTAGGTCCAGAATATAAGAAAATCTCAGCAGCCATCCGAGCCCGAGACATATTTATCAGCTTTGAAGAACTATATGACAAACTACTTGGTCATGAAGTGTTCTCTAAACATGAAAATGCTAAAAAGGAACAACTCACTATCACTGCTCAACTTAACCAGAGAAGCTCCTCGAATAATCGACCTCGTG ATGTATGGGGAACTTCTCCTATTTTGTCCTTTGATAAGGCTCGTTATTATGTTGTGTTTGTCGATCACTTCACAAAGTACTCTTGGCTTTTCACACTTAAAATAAAATCTGATATTACTGTCATCTTTGATAACTTTAAAAATCAGGTTGAGCGGTACTTTAATACTTCAAGTCGTTCTGTCTACAGTATTGGTGGCG ATTATGTGTTCCCTTTTACGAACTACCAGAACACTCTTCCTCGTGTCAATTCCGCTAAACTGGAGTCTTGGCTAATCCATACCACTGAATCTTCTCCAACCACACGAGAAGTAACAACTCCTTCCACAAGTTTCTTCCCTGATGACATACCAACAGTTCCTGCAAATAGAGTTCCCTATAACTCTGCCTTGGCCAGCTTCGAGCTCGTCGTCTCACCATCACAGGTAACTTCTTCACCATTATCTGCTCCACTTCCTATTCATCTTATTCCTACTTCTACAGTCAACGTTACTGGAACTGAAGCTTCTCGACCTGAATACTCAACCCAATCACAAACCTTTCCTCTTCTAGTACCCGCATCTCAGACTTTGCTGTCTAACCAGCCTGCTTCATCACTCAATCGACCA TTGGATGTCAATAATGCCTTTCTACAAGGCTCTTTGCATGACACTACTTTTATGAAACAACCCCAAGGCTTTGTGGTTCATCGCTTTCTAGATCATGTATGCCTCTTGAAGAAAGCTATATATGGTCTACATCAAGCTCCCCGTGCTTGGTACATGGAGCTTCGTTCTTACTTGTTGTCAAGTGGTTTTAATAATGCTCACTCAGATACTTCACTGTTCACCTATCATTGTG GTAACTCACAGTATAATGTCCAGTCTATCATATCGAAGTTGGCATCTCTATTCTCTCTTAAAGATCTTGGCAGCCTCCACTATTTCCTTGGAGTAGAGGTTACTCCCTACAATGGTGGTTTAATTCTTACACAACACAAGTATATTTTTGATATACTGGAACGCCACAACATGTTAGATGCTAAAGGGGTGTCCACTCCACTGTCTTCCTCATCAGCTTTGTCTCTCAATGATGGCTCCGCTCCAACAGATGCCAAAGAATATCGAAGAGCTATTGGTACCTTACAGTACTTGTCACTCACTGGTTCAGATATCTGCTTTGCAACTAACAAATTAGCTCAATTCATGCATTCTCCAACAGTTACACATTGGCAAGCTGTCAAAAGGCTTCTTAAATACCTCAAGCACATTATTACCTATGGCTTACACTTCAACAAGTCTTCGTCTCTATCGCTAACATCATTCTCAGATGCTGACTGGACTGGCAGCCATGACGATCGCATGTCCACAATAGCCTACTTAATTTTTCTTGGCTCTAATCCGATTAGTTCGTCTTCCAAAAAGCAACGCACAGTTGCTAGATTATCCACTAAATCAGAATATAAAGCAGTGGCAATAACAATTGCAGAAATAAATTGGCTATCTAATCTTCTTCATGAACTTTCTTTGATCCAGCTCAAGTTACCAGTTGTATATTGCGACAATATTGGTGCCACTTATCTTTGTAAAAATCTTGTTTTCCACAGTAGGATGAAGCATGTGGCTATTGATTTTTATTTTGTGCGCGGTCAAGTTTCCAAGGGAGAAATCGTGGTGAAACACATCCCAACAGGTGAACAGGTAGCTGATCCACTGATAAAGGCTCTTCCTAAGCGGCAATTCTTCCAACAAGTCAACAAGATTGGTCTTCTTTCCATCGAGCCCATCTTGCGGGGCATGATAAGGGTAATCCAAATCCTAATAGATCATTCTCATCAACATGATCCATATACTTTAAGTTACATTAGCTAG